One window from the genome of Pseudomonadota bacterium encodes:
- a CDS encoding MarR family winged helix-turn-helix transcriptional regulator, with product MATNSAKVYQELSIPPLRAESRIALESFLPYQLSVIASRVSRGLARLYAVRFDLTVQEWRIMTVLGRFPGVCANEVGELTAMDKVRVSRGVARLLQFERVRRDSDPSDRRRSKLYLSDSGREVYDQIVPVARAYQDKLVADLDSAEMRLLETLLAKIESGVAAIGKEGFGLASGLDTAAHTRGRFNGH from the coding sequence ATGGCAACCAATTCGGCGAAAGTTTATCAGGAACTCAGTATCCCGCCGCTGCGCGCTGAAAGCCGCATCGCGCTCGAAAGCTTCCTGCCCTATCAGCTCTCCGTCATCGCCAGCCGTGTAAGCCGCGGTTTGGCCCGGCTTTATGCCGTGCGCTTCGATTTGACCGTTCAGGAATGGCGTATCATGACCGTATTGGGACGCTTTCCCGGGGTTTGCGCCAATGAGGTCGGCGAACTGACGGCGATGGACAAGGTGCGGGTCAGTCGCGGTGTGGCGCGGTTGTTACAGTTTGAGCGCGTCCGCCGTGATTCAGACCCCAGCGACCGGCGCCGCTCCAAGCTCTATCTCAGCGATAGCGGGCGCGAGGTCTATGACCAGATCGTGCCGGTGGCACGTGCCTATCAGGACAAGCTGGTAGCCGATCTCGACAGCGCCGAGATGCGCTTACTGGAGACACTGCTGGCCAAGATCGAGAGCGGTGTTGCCGCAATTGGCAAGGAGGGCTTCGGCCTGGCCTCCGGCCTCGATACCGCGGCGCACACACGCGGGCGCTTTAACGGTCATTAG
- a CDS encoding helix-turn-helix transcriptional regulator → MEMAFAARIQALREGLGMTQAKFAKALVVSQGAVSRWEQGKHAPSEHMLAKIAALAGMTSAELRYGASYAPPSYAPASDEMPGAAPGGTADGTADGNSRPLAIRSKRVRRRVTDLLEDCVIKARSSGKADVATALEVILDKCWADAAHYRKHLREKDKTNKQIAS, encoded by the coding sequence ATGGAAATGGCGTTTGCCGCGAGAATACAGGCGTTGCGCGAGGGCCTCGGGATGACCCAGGCCAAGTTCGCCAAAGCCCTGGTTGTGAGCCAGGGCGCGGTGTCGCGCTGGGAACAGGGCAAACATGCGCCGAGCGAGCATATGCTGGCCAAAATAGCCGCGCTCGCCGGGATGACATCTGCCGAACTCAGATATGGCGCCAGCTATGCGCCGCCCAGCTATGCGCCGGCGAGTGATGAAATGCCGGGCGCAGCCCCCGGCGGCACAGCAGACGGCACAGCAGACGGAAACAGCCGCCCGCTCGCCATCCGCTCCAAACGCGTGCGCCGCCGCGTTACCGACCTGCTTGAGGATTGCGTCATCAAGGCGCGCTCATCGGGTAAAGCCGATGTCGCCACAGCCCTCGAAGTGATCCTCGATAAATGCTGGGCCGACGCAGCACACTACCGAAAACATCTGCGCGAAAAAGATAAAACCAATAAACAAATAGCTAGCTAA